CACTTCTACATAAAAATGGCTGGCGCCGATGCCGAGGTTGTCAGGAAGATTGATGGTAGTGTAAATTCCATCCAGCACAGAAAATTCCATGGAGGCCGCTGCTACCGGGAAGCCCATGTGTGCGATATAGAGTGCGGTGCTCAGCGAACGCAGGAAAGTTGATTTGCCGGCCATGTTGGCGCCTGTGAGGAAAAGCACATTTTTAGCATCGTGCATGTGCAGATCATTCGGCACGGGTTTTTTCAGGGAAGGATGGTACACGCCTTCCAGGTTCAAAACTGCTTTACCTTTTTCCAGGGCTTTGGGAAAAACGAATTTCCGTTCGACGGCAGTCTTTGCAACGGACATATACACGTCCAGCTGATAAATGGCTTCCAGCAATTGCTTCACTTTATCAGTTTGTGCTACGCGGAACAACGCATCAAAAGCAGTAACGGCACTATAAGACATCCTTCCTTTTTCTGATTCTTTCAATACTGGCTCAAACACCGGGGCCGTAATCAGCTTCAATATGCTTTCGCGTTCCTCAGTGTACGCATCGATCCTTTTTAATTCCGGTTGGTCCATAAAAGAAAACGTTACCCGGAATACTTCAATGATGGCGCCGACCCCGCTCTGGATTTCCTTTTCGCCCAGTGCCACCTGGTTTCCTTTAGCCTTGATTTCGGTTTCAGTATAGCTCAGGTATTTTTCGGCAGTATCGAAAACGGAAGTATGATAAGGAAACCGGATGTTCAAACGGGCGAAGTGCTCAATGATACTACTTCTCCGGTTGATGGCCTGCTTGTCTGAAAGAGGGTGACGGAACATTTCACTCAGCAGTGTTTCACCTCCGCGCGTATGTACATGATTATAGATATCGATGATACCGC
This portion of the Pseudobacter ginsenosidimutans genome encodes:
- a CDS encoding MutS-related protein; its protein translation is MKLLRTDEQTISDLELFGKKNGGGIIDIYNHVHTRGGETLLSEMFRHPLSDKQAINRRSSIIEHFARLNIRFPYHTSVFDTAEKYLSYTETEIKAKGNQVALGEKEIQSGVGAIIEVFRVTFSFMDQPELKRIDAYTEERESILKLITAPVFEPVLKESEKGRMSYSAVTAFDALFRVAQTDKVKQLLEAIYQLDVYMSVAKTAVERKFVFPKALEKGKAVLNLEGVYHPSLKKPVPNDLHMHDAKNVLFLTGANMAGKSTFLRSLSTALYIAHMGFPVAAASMEFSVLDGIYTTINLPDNLGIGASHFYVEVLRVKKMAQELDGDGSFFILFDELFRGTNVKDAHEATVAVIKGFARKRNSMFIVSSHIVEAGDQLQATNNIDFRYLPTRMNGNVPAYTYQLESGITDDRHGMIIIRNEGILDILATGKKESTQISTAHV